DNA sequence from the Ananas comosus cultivar F153 unplaced genomic scaffold, ASM154086v1, whole genome shotgun sequence genome:
GAATTACTCCTGGACTGCAGCAAAGGGACCAAGTGGAAGCTTCAGCTGAAGAAATCTGAAACCTAAGGAAATTAAGTGTAAACTAGAGGAGAGAAAGGACTCGGAGCATTGAGTTGTTGCTGCAGGACAGCAAGAAAGATCCTTGGATCTGAGATTAATTCGAGGAAGCTTAATCACAGGTGAGATTAAGATAGCTCTGGGTTAGTAAGTGTTAATTACTATAGAAGTATTTATAAGAGTATGAGTGCATTTGCTGTCTAGAGCCTGATAAAGAAGCAGATTTCAGCATTAACTTAGCGTGGAAATTGATTGCTGAATGCTGAGAATGCAGCATGAGACTAAATTTCAGCCTAATGCTGAAATCAGCATTGagataatatacatatataaatgataGTATATGCATACCTATAAATACTTGGAATTGAAAGGCTAACTTGTAAAGTATGCGATATGACTcaagtttaatctcttttataCTTGTTTAAATGAAAAGTAAACTTGCCCaaaagtctaaattgacattCCGACAGGTCGATGATGCGCTGATTACGGTAGAGACCGTTTTAGTTCTATTTGCATTGAGTTGCGAGAGATAGTCGTCGACGCAATTCGAGACATCGATCTTAGTtgattgacaccactacaggtgggtggtgctatccgaagtctttgaatcaccttttatgtttatgatatttcattgagcatatttactttgtagtcatgcattatagggtagtgGCATTGTGAAAGTGATATTTGAATATGTGAATGCTTATCAATATTGAAAAAATGTGCAtttagaatgtggacatagaaccctatgaatgcatggactataacaatagtaaacttggtgacattctaactagagatttggttagtaTCGAGAATTGGAATTGTAAAACTAGCATAAAaagctagttagagttaaagtgtGACATTGTCTATTGTTaaatcctctaaaggaggatcagatcatactcagatagtctgttttgagctcgGCGGTGGTCGCTCGACCcgagcagtgcactccggagttgtcacatgaTGGGCTAAAGTATTTGCCCTTGGACTAAAGTATCTGTCCAGCAGACGGTTccgtcgggaggcagcttagggcccgccagggattgagttggtgagttgcagttaaccaaatggttagcTAGATTGATTGAGTATTATTACATtacagcatgcatgcatatttacagttttcctATATTGCTTTCTTCccgctttgtacaggcattgtagtagttacatgttatagttggttactatctgtttacttcttttgcctacatatgcctggatagacctagtcggtgagtcggcgaggtcggcggccgaacccactgggaacttttctgtagttctcacaccactaaccatacaggttccagtgcgagcggtgtagccgaggatcgtggcaagagccCGGATCGACGTCTGTGTatgggcccggatcgaccaaattggcgataacGGGACGTGAcacataaaatcaaaatttagtggattagaaagtgcgtcGAAACTTTGCAAAACTCGAAACTGTGCAAAAACTGAaaattgcaaagtgtaccggtacagcattgaaagtgtaccggtacagattgtgttccggtacaaccagcgacatGTCACTGGTTACACTGTTTTGCAAGATTttctgttccgtcatcgtgtaaccggtaacaacttgaaagtgtaccggtacacaatgtaaattcttgaaaaactttctaatccaaTTCTAATTGaatctaaagtctataaataagctattgagGTTgtctaacacatcaagcattatgagaatacatgtttgagaaatcctagaggctaggatttcatccaaaatctattttctacaaaaaagcctcttttaggtcaaatcgagagattgtaatttgatatcaatatgtcgatttgatctacgcttcgcttggagttttcttctcTAGTTTTCCACAacactctaagcgaaggatcaccatagcaTGATGTTTTTCATGGATAGTGTCGTGGATCCGGCGTGATTgaaggcgtttcgtggattcggatcgggggctcgtggattcgagtggcgttcgtggattcagaCGTGTGCGACGTGCttgtggattcgaacgtgagggcgtggacaaccgggaggattgcgcgagattcgtaagaggttaagagaggtcgagtccgtggaatcagtaatcaccttgtaatcttttctcttagtgaattattttttcgcgtgttggtcacgtgggtttttctccaagttggagttttcctacATAAATCTctgtgtgatttttattttccgcatatatttttatcgcattgagatttgtggtttttttggCTATTATAccattcacccccctctaggtgttagatacaatctaaatagatccttgggctaccCGAAAACTTATAATTGGTATCAAAGAGGGATTTAGATAAATtgatatctaatggccgaaggcagtaacattaatcgaccaccgctcttcgatgggacgaattatgcctattagaaagttcgcatgagagcttttctatttgcaatcgatgagcgggtttggcaagcAATCgtattcggatggaaacatcctaccgaagttgtcgataatgctaccgttccaaaaccacggaacaagtggaccaAAGATGAGAACGAGTCATCATCGTTTAACagcaagtgtcacgccccgggaccggcggaagccctcccggtagcgtgcccagacccgccatatgtctacacatataaggcgtctagaataaaagcggaagCAAAAGCAAGTAGTAtgacaaatagaagaagtgaaataacgaGCAAccaatgatatcagagcgagtatagttctaacatctacaccaaagtaaagaagtaaagctagacaataaaaggagtcataagtagtacaataaccgTCCCTAATAcaaaaaatggtggtctctatgcATGTACGGGTACAATTCTCAACccctcacaaaaagaaaacacgagaggtagaccacctatcgaacgatccctcggtaagcgcgctagcccgaggcgataccctttccgcgatccatggcctctccctgcgtggaaggctctgaaaaacatcgagaaaaagagggcgtgagaactataatttatagttcccagtgggcaattactgacctcagctctatgcaccactaggccccaaaagaaaagggtaagtacaataataatagcgataatgactgcgatataaaggcataattaaaatgctaaattactaaactcaagtataaacgatgtcatggtgatgtagtCTACGATATACCAAAATAGTAGTCATTACCTTTATAAATACATTATGATAATTCTGTCATGGCAACAAGTATGCTTTATGCAAAAAGGGACTATCAAGTTATATACatgtccaacactatgctaaaagcacaTAAATgctaattcaactactaaactaTCTAGCTAGTGTATTCACATTCGCAAACACCTGTCGATTtcccatttccaattaaggacgcTACGCAAGTAGGCACAGCtatgtgccgcctaagtgctgTGTAGCCCACCCAATCCCTACTCTTGAATAGTGTCTGTCCCAACTCGaacccgtaggcttctcaataccgccaACGATAGCGAAACATAAGTTGCGTTTAGGCTAACTGGCCAAGTGCGCGGCTAAGGAGCGGACCCTCCAGCaagtgcgaatgagcacaaataggCAAGCAAAGCATGCTCAAGTCTCAATATCAATCCTTCTGTCCTAACATGGTACGGTCACCAGAGATCCCGAAGAtactagtttaagtcacaatggaagtttcaacatttgctacgtcGGTAGTGGCCCCTTGATGACAACTTAGGCAATTGATGTTAACATGTATTCCAAACCCTCATGGCTATCCACTAGGTTTCACATATctcgagctcaatgccgctttatgaatTAGCTCTAGTTCACGATACCTTCTAAATTGCGaatttgtcatctttcatgtacCAAGCTAaaactcaagtttaaatgcatgaatcgaaTCATTTACACTATTAGAAGCATAACAAGTCTATAAAGAATGCTAAAATGCAACCATAATTTCCTCAAGCACTTGCTACTACTACGATCCAAAATTTTCATTCATAGTGTAACATGTGGCATTTTAAGCTCGTAAAATTATCATAAGTAAATACATTAGTAGAAATATGCATGGTTTTGCAATTTACGACAGTATATagaccatatatgagaatttctcatatagAGGCTAGGTAAGCCACCGTCGCGTAggctcgtttcgccgaacaaagttgtccccgagtacTCAAAATACACTAAATAGTTGCCTGACAAGATACAAGGCATTCGATCACTATGAGATCAAACTTAAACAATTTAGCAAAAGGGCCTAACTACCAATGAGTGTGAAAAATCTCTCTTCAAGCTCAAAAGAGAGCTacatcccttccaatccaacccaagaAGGTCCCTAACTCCAACCAACATTTAGCTtgccaaaagccctagatcaaaaaagCTCCCAAAtcaccctaaaacctcattctaggttCCATACAATAAAACCTCAATCCAGATGTAGATGGAGGAAAAGGCTACCAACTCCAAAGACAGTCAATCAGAGCTCCAAGGGTAAGTTTCTTTGCAACTCAATGCCAAAGCTCCAAGTCAAGCGTTTCagagcaccaacaaggtgggaagaggaagaaaggcaaagggatgctccaagcccaagctagatccttctcctcttcttctccttcttctctctctagcaagaATGTGGGGAGAGGGTGtgaggagagaaaatgagaaggGAAGAGGGTGGTgtggccatataagccatcTAGAGtgacaaaatcccaagaggtccctcaaaaacccaatattgcatcagctcggtctgggcaattttcgcccagagggaccggtctctccccagcagggaccggtctatcgctgcgaacccgaaaaaccaacgttcgggaaccggtttctCCCAGcgcgggaccggttgcctcaaggctgccgcaacactgttcataggggggaccggtctctccttttacggaccggtccctgagagcaaaaactctcaggacttatccagaattccagttttcgaactttttaggtcggaaaacattctaccaccctccaccaagtgtggaaaagctcgaaatacaaccaagcactcgaacctcgcaatttgcaaagttccagtgtgttacagcaagggtataaacgctttatttaatgcactatctcaaacggagtttactcgtgtttcggcgtgTAGTACCGCCAAAGAGATTTaagatactctacaagttacgcatgaaggaactagattagtaaaggtccaaaaattataaatgttaacaagtaaatttgacttaatttttatggaagaaaacgagacctttaccgagtactatatgcgtctacaagacgttgttAATACATGCGCGAACTTGgaagagaaaatcccggatgctaaagttgttagaaagatCCTTcgcactcttccggaacgctttcgggcaaaagttgccgcgatcgaaaccgtaaagcatccggacgagatgaaagtcgaagagttagtaggtgctttgcaaacttatgagatgacttttcctactaaccaaTCTACTTCCAAGTGTTTTTCTAAAAGTACAGGGTTGcgttgaaatctacaaaggaagAAGGCGacgactcggattccgacggagatgtTTTGCTCGCAAATTTCGAACATCAATTGGCGCTCTTAACGAAGAAGTTTCACCGGAATTTCCGAAAGAAGAATAAATCGaacaaggcttcatcgtctaagCAACAACCTttttctaaatcatcttcatcttctaaatctaaagaaaagaaacttgcaaagtcttcaaaagaaatagatgaatttgaaggggaaatccaatgctacaaatgtaaaggctacGGTCACATTGCAACGGATTGCCCTTCAAAGAAAACGTATCgacaaaaggctttgcaagtaAAGACTTGGGATGATTCAACTTCTAGTGAATCAAGTTCAAGTGACGAAGGAAAAAATGAACTTGCTTTGTTTACTAACTTCTTTgccttcgtctaacgttgtttgtttatcctctattacTTCTAACTCTAGTATTTCGCCTTCTTTGCATGGATCATCGAGCGACAAcggcgaaagtgaggaggaatcaaacgacaaGGATATAGCGAAAGTATACAACCAACTTCTTATCGAATCGAAAAAGATGGCCaaacttaataagaagttgaggcgtcgtttgttggatatcgaagaggaaaacaacaacttgaagacAATGAATAAAGCTCTtaaggaggaaagggaatcaattttgaaaaacaattcgatcctccaagagaagcttaatgaagcggatTCAACGATCAAATCACATAAGgataaagttggatttttggagcaacaatttgaGGAATCGTACAAATCCAATCAATCCTTGATCGATCAAATTTGTTAACTCCAATCCGATATTCAAAAGTTTTCTTCGGGATTAAAGAAATTGGACCATATGCTTGGgttgggtcaaacgagcaagttgggcctcggatatgaaagaacatgtattgagaaggattcaaaatcaacttctaaagtctcaacaactttgaaagaTAAGGTGTGTCATCAAAGTGGCATCAAAAGACACATCAAAAGAAGTTGCccggaaaaggaaaagaagaatcaatcggcaaCTTTGAAACATCAAGCAGGACCCTCTACTACTCGACTTCtcccacggaatcaaaagaaaaaacaattaaGTCGAGCACCTCAAAGGAACCGGTTTTCTAATGCTCAACGTCATTTTCGACCGAACCCACAAGCAAACCGTGTGTCTAAGCTTCAACGACAAGTTCAACCGAAGCCTCAAGCAACGAAACGACCAACGgttgattcaaaatcaaaacgAATTGTGTCTAACGTCGACAACCCAAGACAACCAACGATCCAACAAGTGTGGATCcagaaaggtgatatctttccttactcttcgtcttagtttgttttgattgtttatgtaatgctttgtttggtgcttgttgcatatttttattcattgcattacatgatgattttcgtgtgtgaaatttatttttaaaattgatttgaggaaaggtgttttggaatttaaaaatttttctttgagaaaggaAATGATTGAACATCTTTATTTTGGGgagattagaatttttcaaagtgCCTTAACCGaaattcatcttgaattaaattcatattaattatcggttttactccactatttattattttgacgataatttattatatgaattcttaatacatatattcatcaaaattttgaaataaaatttgatctcttggtgtttaattcatcttggttgtgtgtgttggatatgatggatAGATATTCGCTAATAGACCAATATTTGTCAAACTTATTTTCAATTATGAGAtggtctaatttagggggagtttgtattatttaaaaaaagaagaagatatactcctatgtttaaaagatgtggaaagagttacatccaaaaggagtgtgaaaactatcACCAcgtgtaggaaagagctaccactccAGTCGTCCaataagtgtgtgaagctaccacatgaaaaaaaatatttgaataaccgaaaaggttggaaaaaataaatatattagaatttttggagGTATAAGGTGGTAGAATGAAAAGAtcccccggtgccatattagttaaatctctattttgaacgagtTGCGACAATTTAgatgtcaattttgttgaatttctataaatcatttttcatcaacttacatcttgatggttttgaaacattagattattttttatttccaaattttgatgtttcgatgtattttgaaatcctATAATCTTTTAACTTCATCATAAAAATTTTTGCAGtataatctttaatttttatgaaattaatttaattttgaaggatttttgaagaaaaaatttaaaattttcgaaatctgtgaaagtgtaccggtacaaaataccgtgtaccggtacaaatcactGTGCCACGTCTTTTATAACCGGTTATAGGATTTCGTTTCTCACCCAAATCAAAACGAaatttcctcctctctctctaaaaatcccaGGTGGTCTTCTCCTTCAGATCCACGTGTTTTTCCCTCAAGATTTGTAAGTTTATAGCTCGGATTTAATCATTTGCTCGcgtttttgctattttttcgaaaaatttcgaGTTGAAGCATGATCTCTATTCTTAAtcgttttttatgcaattttttgctgtgaATCAGTATTTTGACATataatcttgcttctagaacacttagatcaAGTTATAATGCTGTATTTTTTGCTGATCTTTGTTCTGTACctctatatatatgaaatttcgGGATTTCTGTTCAAATGTCATTGttgatgaaaatttttgcatgatttagttagaaatagcgttagtatgcattctattattattagaaatttttttgctatttttatagattttttcaagattttgttCATGCAAGGTTACTTTTTGTATAGGAAAAATGGCATTTTCGCTCGTGTTACTGATTTTGGTGCTGATGGCCGCTGGACATGGTCGAGGTGGTGGTAGAGGCCGTCGAGGGGCTTTTAAGAGGACTCATACTGCCGGCGAGTCACCGAGTTCTATTCCAGATTATCAGGCGAGCTCCCCGGAGGAGGCTAAAGAACATGTTGCTCGTTCTGACAAAGGGAAAGGCATAGCTGGAGAATCATCACGCGGAGATGGCTCTCGTGCAAGAGAGACTCGCTCAAAGTAAGCCGCGGATGTTCTACCGGAGCGGCGGAGGACGTTTTCGACCAGATCATGCGTAGCGGAGCGATATGTTAACTTCAATGAACTCATCAAGGAGGTTTCGAAATTTGGACGCTTTCTTCAGAGGGTACCGATAGAGCCCGTTGGACGGGTTCCTGCTGGTGCTCCtttttgtgtggaactcattcgggagttctacatGAACGGGAGGGTACTTGCTGAGGATGAGGAGACAGGGACTTATTTATTTGAGACCTATGTGCGGCAGCAGAAGGTTGTAGTCACTCCTCACactattggagagcttttgGGCATGCACCTTGATACCGCAGGGCTTCATTATACTATAGGGATTTATTAGTCTTCGTCACATTAGGAGACTATTGTTCGAGCTATCTGCAGGGATGGTGTAAGGACGAATCACGCATATGTAGAGTCGAAGGATTTGAGACCTGAATATCATCTTTTCTTGGTAATGTGCTATAATGTTCAACCAACAATTGGGACAAAGCGGATTCGTTGGGATCGCCCGGTACTTCTATATCTTCTTGGTCACCCGGAGCAAGCGGATGAATTGAATATCAATATTCCATTCCTTATGTGGCAACGAATGGTGCATGTGATACAGTCTTCGGTACGACGGGATCTACTTCCTTTTCCGTTATTAATCACTCGGATTTTGCAGGAGAACAGAGTAGATGTTTCGTGTGAAAAGTACGACACTGGACTTGGACCGATTGATGCAGTAACTTGGGCCAAGTCAGTCAGCACACTGAAAACATTCCAGCAGACTAAGGGATCATCCAGAGGAGCTTCTAGTTCAGCACCTCCACCTCAAGCAGAGTGTGAGGGATCTTCCAgttcagggggagtgattactgtagaATCACTTCACCATGAGGTGCGCTCTTTAAAGAAGAAGGCGGCAGATCTTACTAAGAAGGTGGAGGTGGGAATGAAGAGGATTTTGCAGAAGCTAGGCAGTAGGCATGACGGCGTATTTCCTACTCAACCTACCTACACCACTTACACGAGATCTACGTCGagacatccactcattccaccATCCAGTggtgctcctgaggctgggggatctggagctggagcaggagacgatgatgatgatgaggaggacacggagtgattttATCTTTCGAGCTTTAGTATTTGTGTTTTTCGACTATGTTTAGGTTGCTTTACTttgctttttttgcatttgctTTAGGACTGTAACTATGATATGACTACTCTTATACTTTCTAGTATGCTTTCTTTCTATATGCTTcatttttggcaatttttgacaaaaagggggagagcatagatgaaCAGGTGTTAATCGAAgcaaagggggagaaggaatGAAATTTCAAGTCATGATGTAATAAGAGATCAAGAACAATGAGAACAATGAGAACAATGAAATTTCAAGGGAgacaagaacaaagggggagaagtgATCAAGAACAATGAGAAAAATGAATTGAATGTAAGAATATCCAATGGTCTCAACTTTCTATATCATTTTGGTTAATCtgtttttgcaggaaatcaagacttcaagactccttagttacgtctaagtcatagagtctgttttaggagtttttgttgtatttatgaatttcaaattgtatttggactacatgcgaggggttcgatattttggtgatgacattgaactttttttttttaagatgaaatttttgagttgttgtgagttttgtcacgaaattgccaaaggggagatttttaagtcttgtgtgttggcaagtttcgtggattgagtcggagtcttgaaggatcagagcgtatcgtcgaagattgaagaatccaagatttcgaagaaattGGAAAATAAATCACGACGTACGTGAATCACAATGCTCAGGTAAGTTTGTAATTCTTggtatggtgattcatacttagttgtaggcattagaatcataaaatcaaagtttagcggattagaaagtgcgccggaactttgcaaaacccgaaactgtgcaaaaatttgaaaattgcaaagtgtaccggtacagcattgaaagtgtaccggtagagattgtgttccggtacaaccagcgaaaTGTCATCGGTTACACTGTTTCGCAGGATTTTCTATTCcatcatcgtgtaaccggtaacaacttgaaagtgtaccggtacacaatgtaaattcctaaaaaactttctaatctaattctaattgattctaaagtctataaataagctattggggttgtctaacacatcaagcattatgagaatacatgtttgagaaactcTAGAGGGTAGGATTTCAtccaaaacctattttctacaaaatagcgtcttttaggtcaaatcgagatattgtaatttgatatcaatatgtcgatttgatctacgcttcgcttggagttttcttcttTGGTTTTCCACAacactctaagcgaaggatcaccatagcatgatgtttttcatggatggcgtcgtggattcggcgtgattgaaggcATTTCGTGGATTCAGATCGTGGGCTTGTGTATTCGAGTGGCGTtagtggattcggacgtgtgcaaggcgttcgtggattcgaatgtaagggcgtggacaacccgaaGGATTGCGCGAAATtcgtaagaggttaagagaggtcgagtccgtggaatcggtaatcaccttgtaatctttctcctagtaaattatttttttgtgttggtcccgtgggtttttctccaagttggagtttttctacctaaatctcggtgtgatttttattttctgcatttatttttatcgcattgagatttgtgatttttttggctattacacctgtTCACCCCCCTCTatgtgttagatacaatctagatagatccttaggCTACCTCAAAACTTACAGAGTCgactacttagggatgtaaaaggaatgaaaagaaccaagttgtaataattatgctaaatttgattgtatttggaagctaaaaagaattaaagatgtagtatgtaaaatgtatgtgagttgaatgcttgtaatagcatagtgtttatgtttttgatatcttccttatgcaatctttgtttgtatactgttcctggttggaacctcgcgtattgtatggattgtgacgccttggatgtacagggaaaaccctgttcgttcggcggtctgtcggcgtgcccgaaccgaccaaataggcgggctcggggcttGACATAGCCGTAGTGTCCTCTTGGTATATGCAATACCATTATCAGTCTTTCATTCCGCAGGCGCGTTCCCTTTAAAGTCCACCATATTGACCTACTAAGGAAATGgattttttgtcaatttttatatttttgttttcttagtcggcaaatatgagccaacctttatttattttcttttgaatctGCCTTTTAAAGGCAGTGCACTTATTTGttctatggctccatgaatggtgctaTTTACAatatcttttccttttcaattaATTCTTCTCTATAAGATATAGCTTGTCCCTCCCGAAGCTGAATTCGTCCATCTTTCAACAACCAATCGAAAATCAGATTGGTCTTCGACACATCAAATGAATAAGTATATGCTGCCACTTGTGCTTTCGCTTCGCTGTATTTGGCAGGTTTTAGCAAAGCGCACTTATATGGCTGGTGATTTTTTACCATCTCAACAACATATATTttggcttcatcagccgaatcctcgATTTTTTCATATATGTCCAGCTCATCTTGAGCCGAAAATTCTTCaaggaaagaaatatttttctctttcccttcaCTCCAATCTTTATTTCGACTCCATCTAGGTCGATCTTCATTATTTCCTTTTctgaattgctcatattgagcaacccgaacttccaaatcgaaaagatttggaaaatacttgcttcaaaatggtctttaattttgaaat
Encoded proteins:
- the LOC109706007 gene encoding uncharacterized protein LOC109706007 gives rise to the protein MCYNVQPTIGTKRIRWDRPVLLYLLGHPEQADELNINIPFLMWQRMVHVIQSSVRRDLLPFPLLITRILQENRVDVSCEKYDTGLGPIDAVTWAKSVSTLKTFQQTKGSSRGASSSAPPPQAECEGSSSSGGVITVESLHHEVRSLKKKAADLTKKVEVGMKRILQKLGSRHDGVFPTQPTYTTYTRSTSRHPLIPPSSGAPEAGGSGAGAGDDDDDEEDTE